DNA from Kitasatospora acidiphila:
CCGTGGCGCTGGACTTCGGCCGCATCACGATCAGCCCCGAACTGGTGGTCTACCTGTTCGGCACCCCGGGCCAGGAGCGCTTCTGGTTCATGTGGAACGACCTCGTCCAGGGTGTGCTGGGCGGTGTGGTGATCGCCGACACCCGTCGGCTGGAGAGCAGCTTCGCCTCCATCGACTTCTACGAGAGTCGCGAGATCCCGTTCGTGGTGGCGATCAACTGCTTCGACGGCTTCAACACCCGTTCGGAGATCGAGATCCGCACCGCGCTGGACCTGGACCCGCACGTGCCGGTGCTGATCGGCGACGTGCGCACCCGGGCGTTCGCCCGTGATGTGCTGCTCGCCCTGGTCGACCACCTGATGTCGCCGGCG
Protein-coding regions in this window:
- a CDS encoding GTP-binding protein gives rise to the protein MTNDQAAPAAVKILIAGGFGVGKTTLVGSVSEVTPLRTEEYLTKASVGVDSLDGVGGKDTTTVALDFGRITISPELVVYLFGTPGQERFWFMWNDLVQGVLGGVVIADTRRLESSFASIDFYESREIPFVVAINCFDGFNTRSEIEIRTALDLDPHVPVLIGDVRTRAFARDVLLALVDHLMSPALV